In the Arthrobacter sp. 31Y genome, one interval contains:
- a CDS encoding MBL fold metallo-hydrolase — protein sequence MDVVIIETPQLGDRSYLVHDHSVALVIDPQRDIDRVEAAALEAGVRITHVAETHLHNDYVTGGLVLTEKHGAEYWVNASDEVSFTRVPVSDGQVLRVGRLVVTVVATPGHTHTHLSYVVRDDTHDGGPEAVFSGGSLLYGSVGRTDLVSPHDTAALAHDQYSSVRRLVGSAPPEAALYPTHGFGSFCSIGPASHQESSTIGEQSESNHALTDPDENHFVSELLGNITAYPAYYAHMSPLNAAGVGPADLAVQDSVDAQELTRRLESGEWVVDLRHRVAFADSHLKGSVSFEYGKGENFTSYLGWVIPWNQSLTLLGPMEEVEKAIRDLARIGIDSPDAAVGPQPGELAPESPQASYPHGDWSFLLRDRRPEDVVLDVRRPEEFEASHITGALNIPVYELPGKIADLPDARMWVHCATGYRASVAASLLDRAGREVLLINARFKDAAGAGIETML from the coding sequence ATGGACGTCGTGATCATCGAAACTCCGCAGCTGGGCGATCGCAGTTACCTGGTGCACGACCACTCCGTGGCCTTGGTGATCGACCCTCAGCGGGACATCGACCGGGTGGAAGCTGCGGCTCTGGAGGCTGGCGTCCGGATCACCCATGTGGCCGAAACTCATCTGCACAACGACTACGTCACGGGCGGCTTGGTGCTGACCGAGAAGCATGGCGCTGAGTATTGGGTGAACGCCTCCGATGAGGTCTCTTTCACCCGCGTCCCCGTTTCCGACGGCCAAGTTCTTCGCGTCGGCCGCCTTGTGGTCACCGTGGTGGCCACGCCGGGCCACACGCACACGCACCTTTCGTATGTGGTGCGGGATGACACGCACGACGGCGGCCCTGAGGCCGTGTTTTCGGGCGGCAGCTTGCTCTACGGTTCGGTGGGCCGGACGGACCTCGTCTCACCTCACGACACCGCTGCGTTGGCCCACGACCAGTACTCCTCGGTCCGGCGCCTGGTGGGCTCGGCGCCTCCGGAAGCTGCGCTCTACCCGACCCACGGCTTTGGATCCTTTTGTTCGATCGGCCCCGCAAGCCACCAGGAATCGTCCACCATTGGTGAGCAGTCCGAGTCCAACCATGCCCTGACGGATCCCGACGAGAACCACTTCGTTTCAGAGCTGTTGGGGAACATCACCGCTTATCCCGCCTACTACGCCCACATGAGTCCGCTCAATGCGGCCGGGGTGGGCCCTGCAGACCTGGCAGTCCAGGACTCGGTGGATGCTCAAGAGCTGACCCGGCGTCTGGAGTCAGGGGAGTGGGTGGTGGACCTCCGGCATCGGGTGGCTTTCGCGGACAGCCACCTCAAGGGCAGCGTGAGCTTCGAATACGGGAAGGGCGAAAACTTCACGAGCTACCTGGGCTGGGTGATCCCCTGGAATCAATCACTCACGCTATTGGGGCCCATGGAGGAGGTGGAAAAGGCGATCCGCGACCTGGCGAGAATCGGCATCGACAGTCCGGATGCCGCCGTCGGGCCTCAGCCTGGTGAGTTGGCACCGGAGTCTCCGCAGGCTAGCTACCCGCACGGGGACTGGAGCTTCTTGCTGAGGGACAGGAGGCCGGAGGACGTGGTGTTGGATGTTCGTCGCCCGGAGGAGTTCGAGGCATCGCACATCACGGGCGCCCTCAACATCCCCGTCTACGAGCTTCCCGGCAAGATCGCGGACTTGCCGGACGCAAGGATGTGGGTGCACTGTGCCACGGGATACAGGGCGAGTGTCGCGGCCAGTCTGCTGGACCGGGCCGGACGCGAAGTGCTGCTGATCAACGCCAGATTCAAGGACGCAGCGGGGGCCGGGATCGAGACGATGCTATAA
- the gabT gene encoding 4-aminobutyrate--2-oxoglutarate transaminase — MTTTANELSYRIEQKRNINGAFPGPKSQALAERRAAVVAAGVASGVPVYVEDADGGIVRDVDGNSFIDLGSGIAVTSVGASDPAVVAAVQEAAAHFTHTCFMVTPYEGYVAVAEQLNRLTPGDHAKRTVLFNSGAEAVENAVKVARLATGRDAVVAFDHAYHGRTNLTMALTAKAMPYKTNFGPFAPEVYRMPMSYPFREENPEITGAEAAKRAITMIEKQIGGDQVAAIIIEPIQGEGGFIVPAEGFLPALSAWAKEKGIVFIADEVQSGFCRTGEWFAVDHEGVVPDIITMAKGIAGGLPLSAITGRADLLDAVHPGGLGGTYGGNPVACAAALAAIDTMEQHDLNGRARHIEELALGKLRELADEVSVVGDIRGRGAMLAIELVQSGSKEPNAELTKAVAAACLKEGVIILTCGTYGNVIRLLPPLVISDELLIDGLEVLAAAIKAHA; from the coding sequence ATGACCACCACCGCGAACGAACTCTCGTACCGCATCGAGCAGAAGCGCAACATCAACGGCGCCTTCCCCGGCCCCAAGTCGCAGGCATTGGCTGAGCGCCGCGCCGCCGTCGTTGCTGCAGGCGTCGCCTCGGGCGTCCCCGTCTACGTTGAAGACGCCGACGGCGGCATCGTCCGCGACGTCGACGGCAACTCCTTCATCGACCTCGGTTCCGGCATCGCCGTGACCAGCGTCGGCGCGTCCGACCCCGCCGTCGTCGCTGCTGTCCAGGAAGCTGCCGCACACTTCACGCACACCTGCTTCATGGTGACCCCGTACGAGGGCTACGTTGCAGTTGCCGAGCAGCTCAACCGCCTCACCCCGGGTGACCACGCCAAGCGCACCGTGCTGTTCAACTCAGGCGCTGAAGCCGTGGAGAACGCCGTCAAGGTTGCACGCCTGGCCACCGGCCGCGACGCCGTCGTAGCTTTCGACCACGCTTACCACGGCCGCACCAACCTGACCATGGCACTGACCGCCAAGGCCATGCCGTACAAGACCAACTTCGGCCCGTTCGCGCCCGAGGTCTACCGCATGCCCATGAGCTACCCGTTCCGTGAAGAGAACCCGGAGATCACCGGTGCCGAGGCCGCCAAGCGCGCCATCACCATGATCGAGAAGCAGATCGGCGGCGACCAGGTTGCTGCGATCATCATCGAACCCATCCAGGGCGAGGGCGGCTTCATCGTTCCGGCCGAAGGCTTCCTCCCGGCACTGTCCGCATGGGCCAAGGAAAAGGGCATCGTCTTCATCGCTGACGAGGTCCAGTCCGGCTTCTGCCGCACGGGCGAATGGTTCGCCGTTGACCACGAAGGTGTTGTCCCGGACATCATCACCATGGCCAAGGGCATCGCCGGCGGTCTCCCGCTGTCCGCTATCACCGGCCGCGCCGATCTCCTCGACGCTGTTCACCCGGGTGGCCTCGGCGGCACCTACGGTGGCAACCCGGTTGCTTGTGCAGCAGCACTGGCAGCCATCGACACCATGGAACAGCACGACCTCAACGGCCGCGCCCGCCACATCGAAGAGCTCGCCCTGGGCAAGCTCCGCGAACTGGCTGACGAAGTTTCCGTTGTTGGCGACATCCGTGGCCGCGGCGCCATGCTGGCCATCGAGCTGGTCCAGTCCGGCTCCAAGGAACCGAACGCCGAGCTCACCAAGGCCGTTGCAGCCGCTTGCCTCAAGGAAGGCGTCATCATTCTGACCTGTGGCACCTACGGCAACGTCATCCGCTTGCTCCCGCCGCTGGTCATCAGCGACGAACTGCTGATCGACGGCCTCGAGGTCCTCGCTGCTGCCATCAAGGCTCACGCGTAA
- a CDS encoding FadR/GntR family transcriptional regulator, translating into MTLTPSHRPALAEEITAKLRDMIKSGEWPLHERIPAEPELMSTLGVSRGTLREAIKALAHSGMLEVRRGDGTYVRANSEMSGAAQRMYLEHTQEHIVEVRLGLDTQAARLATKHATTEDLAEMRRLLALRHDAWQAEDYPTWASADWEFHERVALASGNPLLHQLYVSFGGVFHNDLLRQQRKGGFNGIPREGHDELVDALEAHDPDAAVRSVYRNLDYCSDQAPR; encoded by the coding sequence ATGACCCTGACCCCTTCGCATCGCCCGGCCCTTGCCGAGGAGATCACCGCCAAGCTGCGGGACATGATCAAGTCCGGCGAGTGGCCGCTTCACGAGCGGATTCCTGCCGAGCCCGAGCTCATGTCCACCCTAGGTGTTTCGCGGGGAACCCTGCGCGAGGCCATCAAGGCGCTGGCACACTCGGGCATGTTGGAGGTCCGCCGGGGAGATGGCACGTATGTGCGGGCCAACAGTGAAATGTCCGGTGCGGCCCAGCGGATGTACCTGGAGCACACACAGGAACACATTGTGGAGGTCCGACTCGGCTTGGATACCCAGGCTGCCCGGTTGGCAACGAAGCACGCCACCACAGAGGATTTGGCCGAAATGCGCCGCCTCCTGGCGCTCCGCCACGATGCCTGGCAGGCCGAGGACTACCCCACGTGGGCCAGCGCTGACTGGGAATTCCACGAGCGCGTTGCCTTGGCCTCAGGTAATCCCCTGCTGCACCAGCTGTACGTTTCGTTCGGCGGAGTGTTCCATAACGATCTCCTTCGGCAGCAACGCAAAGGCGGTTTCAACGGCATCCCCCGCGAAGGCCACGATGAACTTGTTGATGCTTTGGAAGCACACGATCCCGATGCCGCTGTCCGCAGTGTCTACCGGAACCTTGATTACTGCTCGGATCAGGCGCCGCGGTAA
- a CDS encoding MFS transporter, translated as MAATTPLTPSTGNIPTVSNAQTAPAVRANPAVPKTRVVAVIGIIAVVLIGLNLRAGITSAAALFHELQQVLGYGALVASILPSIPLLCFAVAGMGTSWLTRRVGVEKAIAIALALLAGGLLVRGVPVTGALLGGTVLAMSGLAVCNVAMPSFIREHYSERTSMMTGLYTFTMSGGATFAAVVSVPLAQELGSPSMGLAAWGLLGVAALLGFLPIVLHTHRNATKTDRPRVSMWPLLRTRLGILITAIFTFQAFLAYAVMSWFAYILTSQGLSASESGLQFGVMQLVSVAAGMILLAFGSRPGMLRPALYLASSSTLVAIAAMVWLPTSLAVVPAVLFGFGLGIFPLVLVIISRSGRSTAETTALSTIAQSLGYLIAAIGPFGMGLLHSATGGWVLPLSLLSIVAVALMVTCHLLTSKRTATKTGPRTA; from the coding sequence ATGGCCGCGACGACTCCTCTTACCCCCAGCACTGGAAACATCCCTACTGTGAGCAACGCCCAGACTGCCCCCGCGGTCCGGGCGAACCCTGCGGTCCCCAAGACGCGCGTCGTCGCCGTCATCGGCATTATTGCCGTGGTGCTCATCGGCCTGAATCTGCGCGCGGGCATCACCAGCGCCGCCGCCCTGTTCCATGAGCTGCAGCAGGTCCTCGGTTACGGCGCTTTGGTAGCGTCCATCCTGCCGTCCATCCCGCTGCTGTGCTTCGCTGTTGCTGGCATGGGAACGTCCTGGCTGACCCGCCGAGTGGGGGTTGAGAAGGCCATCGCCATCGCTTTGGCACTGCTGGCCGGCGGTTTGCTGGTACGTGGCGTGCCCGTGACGGGCGCCCTCCTTGGAGGCACAGTCCTGGCCATGTCCGGCCTTGCCGTCTGCAACGTGGCCATGCCGTCCTTCATCCGTGAGCACTACTCCGAGCGCACCTCCATGATGACCGGCCTCTACACGTTCACCATGTCCGGCGGCGCCACCTTCGCAGCAGTCGTCAGCGTTCCGTTGGCGCAGGAACTCGGCTCGCCCTCCATGGGTCTGGCCGCCTGGGGCCTGCTGGGTGTCGCAGCCCTCCTCGGCTTCCTGCCGATTGTTCTGCACACACACCGGAACGCCACGAAGACGGATCGCCCGCGGGTCTCCATGTGGCCCTTGCTGCGCACCCGCTTGGGCATCCTGATCACCGCGATCTTCACCTTCCAGGCTTTCCTGGCCTATGCCGTGATGAGCTGGTTCGCCTACATCCTGACCTCCCAGGGCCTCAGCGCCTCCGAAAGCGGCCTGCAGTTCGGCGTGATGCAGCTGGTCTCCGTTGCCGCCGGCATGATCCTGCTGGCCTTCGGTTCCCGGCCCGGTATGCTGCGACCCGCGCTCTATCTCGCCAGCAGCTCCACCCTGGTGGCCATCGCCGCCATGGTCTGGCTGCCGACGTCGTTGGCGGTTGTACCGGCTGTGCTCTTCGGATTCGGTTTGGGCATCTTCCCGCTGGTTTTGGTGATCATCAGCCGCAGTGGACGCTCGACGGCGGAAACCACCGCACTCTCCACCATCGCCCAATCGCTGGGATACTTGATTGCGGCAATTGGTCCCTTTGGCATGGGCCTGCTCCACAGCGCCACCGGCGGTTGGGTGCTGCCGTTGAGCCTGCTGTCCATCGTGGCCGTGGCCCTCATGGTTACCTGCCACCTGTTGACGAGCAAGCGCACTGCCACCAAGACCGGACCGAGGACAGCATGA
- a CDS encoding gamma-aminobutyraldehyde dehydrogenase: MVQTLQNFINGEFVTPAGTGLLDIVNPATGEIVAKSPISVQADVDAAMTAANQAFKSWKKATPGQRQLMLLKLADAVEANSDELVEAQHRNTGQVRSLIASEEVAAGADQLRFFAGAARIMEGKSAGEYFEGHTSYVRREPIGVVAQVAPWNYPFLMAIWKIGPALAAGNTIVLKPSDTTPESTLVLARLAGEIFPAGVLNVVLGTGETGAMMVDHKVPGLVSITGSVRAGIAVASGAAKGLKRAHLELGGKAPAIVFKDADVKKSAAAIAEFAFFNAGQDCTAITRVLVEDSVHDDVVAAMVEHTKTLHTGSQNDEDNYFGPLNNVNHFNAVTSVVESLPENCKIETGGHRAGEKGFFFEPTIISGAKQTDDIVQKETFGPVITVQKFSTEEEALELANDVEYALASSVWTTDHGTAMRMSRDLDFGAVWINTHILLTAEMPHGGFKQSGYGKDLSMYGVEDYTRIKHVMSALDA, translated from the coding sequence GTGGTTCAAACCTTGCAGAACTTCATCAACGGCGAATTCGTTACGCCGGCAGGTACGGGTCTTTTGGACATCGTGAACCCCGCCACCGGGGAAATCGTTGCCAAGTCGCCCATTTCGGTGCAGGCCGACGTGGACGCTGCCATGACCGCGGCCAACCAGGCCTTTAAGTCCTGGAAGAAAGCCACCCCGGGCCAGCGCCAGCTCATGCTCCTCAAGCTCGCCGACGCCGTAGAGGCCAACAGCGACGAACTCGTCGAAGCCCAGCACCGCAACACCGGCCAGGTCCGCTCCCTGATTGCTTCCGAGGAAGTTGCAGCAGGCGCCGACCAGCTCCGCTTCTTCGCCGGCGCAGCACGCATCATGGAAGGCAAGTCCGCGGGCGAGTACTTCGAGGGGCACACTTCCTACGTGCGCCGCGAACCGATCGGCGTCGTAGCCCAGGTTGCTCCGTGGAACTACCCGTTCCTCATGGCCATCTGGAAGATCGGCCCGGCCCTGGCCGCAGGCAACACGATTGTCCTGAAGCCCTCGGACACCACCCCCGAGTCCACCCTGGTCCTGGCACGCCTCGCCGGCGAGATCTTCCCGGCCGGTGTCCTCAACGTTGTTCTCGGCACCGGCGAGACCGGCGCCATGATGGTTGACCACAAGGTTCCCGGCCTGGTGTCCATCACCGGTTCCGTGCGCGCCGGCATCGCCGTCGCCAGCGGTGCAGCCAAGGGACTCAAGCGTGCCCACCTTGAACTTGGCGGCAAGGCTCCGGCAATCGTCTTCAAGGATGCCGACGTCAAGAAGAGCGCAGCGGCCATCGCCGAGTTCGCCTTCTTCAACGCCGGCCAGGACTGCACGGCCATCACGCGCGTGTTGGTGGAAGACTCCGTCCACGACGACGTTGTGGCAGCAATGGTGGAGCACACCAAGACCCTCCACACCGGTTCGCAGAACGACGAAGACAACTACTTCGGCCCGCTCAACAACGTGAACCACTTCAACGCCGTGACCTCCGTAGTGGAAAGCCTGCCGGAGAACTGCAAGATCGAAACCGGTGGCCACCGCGCAGGGGAGAAGGGCTTCTTCTTCGAGCCCACCATCATCTCCGGCGCCAAGCAGACTGATGACATCGTGCAGAAGGAAACCTTCGGGCCGGTTATCACGGTGCAGAAGTTCAGCACCGAAGAAGAAGCGCTCGAACTCGCCAACGACGTCGAATACGCCCTGGCTTCCAGCGTCTGGACCACCGACCACGGCACGGCCATGCGCATGAGCCGCGACCTTGACTTCGGTGCGGTCTGGATCAACACCCACATCCTCCTGACGGCAGAGATGCCCCACGGCGGCTTCAAGCAGTCCGGCTACGGCAAGGACCTCTCCATGTACGGCGTCGAGGACTACACGCGCATCAAGCACGTCATGAGTGCACTCGATGCATAA
- a CDS encoding PucR family transcriptional regulator yields MAMSLASLVAVPSLKLRQAGLAETTWNQDISWVAVTELEDPQRFLSGGELVLTTGLRLKSAADQRRFVRQAQRAGAVGIGFGIGLTHESVPEALIAEANRWGLPLVEVPYAIPFIAIGKLVAESHSADHYSNLERLLAGHQILARSLLTGGGLNELLKQLGSMLRTDVVLTQFSAQLYNSVAGKPAPTADGWASYPIPTGRRDACTLWLRQPFVDSGIVSYAQNLISVELNNMVKQRQSQRAMAGQVLDDVIHGTLDTIEAARRLAGVGINSTRKNVVLVAESTAHHKQLISISLPQALEAGVSAVVGKDLVTVISDDGSSATALAKSLSDHLQEAGIHAVIGIGGAYTKPNGLRWSYFEARDAVAHGLPVNEPERLSLTSLLLASEDVPLADMASESLTPLRKFDAAHGAELVATLESYLNHNGSVAAVAEALTLHRNTVRYRLAQITELTGYDPSQTQDRVQLWLALAVQRLGSRNPR; encoded by the coding sequence ATGGCCATGTCCCTCGCTTCGCTCGTCGCTGTCCCCTCCCTGAAACTCCGCCAAGCCGGCCTTGCCGAAACAACGTGGAACCAGGACATCAGCTGGGTTGCCGTGACGGAACTGGAAGATCCGCAACGCTTCCTCAGCGGCGGAGAATTGGTCCTGACCACCGGGCTCCGCCTCAAGAGCGCTGCGGACCAGCGGCGTTTCGTCCGCCAGGCCCAGCGCGCCGGCGCAGTGGGGATCGGCTTCGGCATCGGCCTCACCCACGAGTCCGTTCCTGAAGCGCTCATCGCCGAAGCCAACCGCTGGGGCTTGCCGCTGGTGGAAGTGCCTTATGCGATCCCCTTCATCGCGATCGGCAAACTCGTGGCCGAGTCCCACTCCGCGGACCACTACTCCAATTTGGAGCGCCTCCTCGCCGGGCACCAGATCCTGGCGCGCTCACTCCTCACCGGCGGCGGCTTGAACGAGCTCCTCAAGCAACTTGGCAGCATGCTCCGGACCGACGTGGTGCTCACCCAGTTCAGCGCACAGCTCTACAACAGCGTGGCGGGAAAACCGGCCCCGACGGCGGATGGCTGGGCTTCGTACCCGATTCCCACCGGCCGCAGGGACGCCTGCACGCTGTGGTTGCGGCAGCCTTTTGTGGACTCCGGGATTGTCAGTTACGCGCAGAACCTCATCAGCGTGGAGCTCAACAACATGGTCAAGCAGCGGCAGTCCCAGCGGGCCATGGCAGGGCAGGTACTTGACGATGTCATTCACGGCACCCTGGATACCATTGAGGCAGCCCGCCGCCTGGCCGGCGTTGGCATCAACAGCACCCGTAAAAACGTGGTGCTCGTTGCAGAATCCACGGCCCACCACAAACAACTGATCAGCATTTCGCTGCCCCAGGCGCTGGAAGCCGGCGTCAGCGCCGTCGTCGGGAAGGACCTGGTCACCGTCATCAGTGACGACGGCAGCTCGGCAACCGCTTTGGCCAAGAGCCTGAGCGATCACTTGCAGGAAGCCGGCATCCACGCCGTGATAGGCATCGGCGGCGCCTATACGAAACCGAACGGCCTGCGGTGGAGCTACTTTGAAGCGCGCGACGCCGTGGCACACGGCTTGCCGGTCAACGAGCCCGAGCGGCTGAGCCTGACCTCGTTGTTGCTCGCCAGCGAGGACGTCCCTCTGGCGGACATGGCCAGCGAATCCCTCACCCCGCTGCGGAAGTTCGACGCCGCCCACGGTGCCGAACTGGTGGCCACACTGGAAAGCTACCTGAACCACAATGGCTCGGTGGCCGCCGTGGCCGAAGCGTTGACATTGCACCGCAATACGGTCAGGTACCGTCTGGCTCAGATCACCGAGCTGACGGGGTATGACCCCTCACAAACGCAGGACCGTGTGCAGCTTTGGTTGGCTTTGGCTGTCCAGCGTCTTGGTTCCCGCAACCCGCGCTAA
- a CDS encoding polysaccharide lyase 8 family protein: protein MSRRTLFQAGGAAALAGALLSQTGTALAASDAGLQELIDRRRLVLTGGRSAADIPELASQLEGMGETTRKWWTSLDKAPARTSLWSDIPLTGIGQSAAATGNMGLHFNRLYDMALGYAVPGNPYAGNPDLAADIVAGLQLLNDTAYKPSIKAAGNWWFWEIGVPRKTVDILTLLHAEVPQALRTSLLAAVRWFAPNPNWRGRATSLAETGANRVDKSLACCMRGILDNNPSEIALGRDALSDTVRGGTNSVFTYVTSGDGFYADGSYVQHSYLPYAGTYGVVALAGIAEIIAMLGGSTWAVNDPKRSVLLDAVEDTYAPFVWDGRIMDTIRGRAVSRQREPDYVSGFGLISAVLLLAPGCEEPYRSRFLALAKGWLERCADQKLVGHPTQSLAKSLLSLGVLSDSAVVAVPAPVYSRMFSDQDRLVHHRPQWGCTVNLSSKRIGRYEWGNSENNLGWYQGDGMTFLYTRQDPSQFSADFWPTVDPYALPGTTVNDQVRASGAGGAGTGIPRAFQAFAGGLTVDGRWGVIGMDHLNHNKTLSGRKSWFFLDDAVVSLGAGITGTGGAAVQTTVENRSFAVGSVPAVRTDSRNRRFEPGDAPVVVKRSVHLEGHGGYVFLDSPGVSGTPEVAVVRRTGSWFDVNSGADTGGTTDPVTRDYVTITHRHGVDPLASGYAYMMLPAAAASDTFSQSAHPDVKVLANSADVQMVEVGKDQLVLANFFAAASSGGYAASGPCTLAVHQAGDTLAVSVADPSRTQPSVKITLPGSTWRTVVQADPGAVLVSSDPLVIEVQLDGHGHQKNLTLGT from the coding sequence ATGAGCCGCAGGACCCTTTTCCAAGCGGGAGGTGCGGCAGCCCTCGCCGGCGCACTCCTCTCCCAGACGGGCACCGCTTTAGCCGCTTCCGATGCCGGACTGCAGGAGCTCATTGATCGACGCCGGTTGGTCCTCACCGGAGGCCGTAGCGCCGCAGACATCCCCGAGCTCGCCTCGCAGCTTGAAGGCATGGGCGAGACCACCAGGAAATGGTGGACGTCCTTGGACAAAGCCCCGGCGCGCACTTCGCTGTGGAGTGATATCCCCTTGACGGGCATCGGACAGTCCGCTGCTGCTACCGGCAACATGGGGCTGCACTTCAACCGTCTGTACGACATGGCACTGGGGTATGCAGTCCCCGGCAATCCGTACGCTGGAAATCCGGACCTGGCCGCCGACATTGTTGCGGGCCTTCAGCTCCTCAATGACACGGCATACAAACCGTCCATCAAGGCAGCGGGCAACTGGTGGTTCTGGGAGATCGGCGTCCCCCGGAAGACCGTGGACATCCTCACCCTCCTGCATGCTGAAGTTCCCCAGGCCCTGCGGACATCCCTGTTGGCGGCCGTCCGCTGGTTCGCCCCTAACCCGAATTGGCGCGGGCGTGCCACATCCCTGGCAGAGACCGGCGCCAACCGCGTGGACAAGTCACTGGCCTGCTGCATGCGGGGCATCCTGGACAACAATCCCAGCGAGATCGCACTGGGCCGCGATGCCCTGAGCGATACTGTCCGCGGTGGTACCAACAGTGTCTTCACCTACGTCACCAGCGGCGACGGCTTCTACGCCGACGGGTCCTATGTGCAGCACTCCTACCTCCCCTACGCAGGAACCTACGGCGTGGTGGCCCTGGCCGGCATCGCCGAGATCATCGCGATGCTGGGTGGAAGCACCTGGGCAGTGAACGACCCCAAGCGTTCCGTCCTCCTCGACGCCGTGGAGGACACCTATGCGCCGTTCGTCTGGGACGGCCGGATCATGGACACTATCCGGGGACGTGCCGTGTCCCGCCAGCGGGAACCCGACTATGTCAGCGGCTTCGGACTGATTTCCGCTGTCCTGCTGCTGGCGCCGGGCTGCGAGGAGCCGTACCGTTCCCGTTTCCTGGCGTTGGCCAAGGGCTGGCTGGAACGCTGCGCCGATCAGAAATTGGTGGGCCATCCAACGCAGAGCCTGGCCAAATCCTTGCTCTCATTGGGCGTCCTTTCCGATTCCGCCGTCGTTGCTGTCCCGGCACCGGTCTACAGCCGTATGTTCTCCGACCAGGACCGGCTGGTCCACCACCGACCCCAGTGGGGGTGCACGGTCAACCTGTCCTCCAAGAGGATCGGCCGCTACGAGTGGGGCAACAGCGAGAACAACCTCGGCTGGTACCAGGGCGATGGCATGACGTTCCTTTACACCCGTCAGGATCCGTCCCAGTTCAGCGCCGACTTCTGGCCGACCGTTGACCCCTATGCCCTTCCCGGAACCACCGTCAATGACCAAGTGCGGGCGAGCGGCGCTGGTGGGGCGGGCACAGGCATCCCCCGTGCTTTCCAGGCGTTCGCCGGCGGACTCACCGTGGACGGCCGCTGGGGCGTGATCGGCATGGACCACCTGAACCACAACAAGACACTGTCCGGCCGGAAGTCATGGTTCTTCCTGGACGATGCTGTGGTCTCCCTCGGCGCGGGAATTACCGGGACGGGCGGCGCCGCAGTGCAAACGACGGTGGAGAACAGATCCTTCGCTGTGGGTTCGGTGCCCGCTGTTCGCACCGATTCCCGGAATCGCCGATTTGAGCCCGGTGATGCACCGGTCGTCGTGAAGCGGTCCGTGCACCTTGAAGGGCACGGGGGCTACGTATTCCTCGACTCGCCCGGCGTTTCCGGAACTCCCGAAGTCGCTGTTGTCCGCCGCACAGGGAGTTGGTTCGACGTGAACTCGGGGGCCGACACCGGCGGCACCACGGATCCTGTCACGCGGGACTATGTGACCATTACGCACCGCCACGGAGTGGATCCCCTGGCTTCGGGTTACGCGTACATGATGCTGCCTGCCGCAGCTGCTTCAGATACGTTCTCCCAGTCCGCCCACCCGGACGTGAAGGTCCTTGCCAACTCAGCGGATGTCCAGATGGTGGAGGTGGGCAAGGACCAGCTGGTCTTGGCCAACTTCTTCGCCGCAGCATCTTCCGGCGGCTACGCAGCGTCCGGGCCGTGCACCCTGGCCGTGCACCAGGCCGGGGATACGCTGGCCGTTTCCGTGGCGGACCCGTCACGGACCCAGCCTTCGGTAAAAATCACGCTTCCCGGCTCAACGTGGCGCACCGTGGTTCAGGCCGATCCCGGCGCAGTCCTGGTCAGTTCCGATCCGCTGGTGATCGAGGTCCAGCTCGACGGACATGGCCACCAGAAGAACCTGACGCTGGGCACCTAG